Proteins encoded by one window of Streptomyces sp. NBC_01571:
- a CDS encoding peptidylprolyl isomerase produces the protein MAEQLYATLKTNQGDIEVRLLPNHAPKTVRNFVELATGEREWVNPETGAKSTDKLYDGTVFHRVISGFMIQGGDPLGNGTGGPGYQFEDEFHPDLAFDKPYLLAMANAGPGTNGSQFFITVSPTAWLTRKHTIFGEVAGPASQKVVDAIAGTQTNPRTDRPVNDVVIESVVVETREG, from the coding sequence GTGGCCGAGCAGCTTTACGCCACCCTGAAGACCAACCAAGGCGACATCGAAGTCCGGCTCCTGCCGAACCACGCGCCCAAGACGGTCCGGAACTTCGTCGAGCTCGCCACGGGTGAGCGGGAGTGGGTCAACCCGGAGACGGGTGCGAAGTCCACGGACAAGCTCTACGACGGCACGGTCTTCCACCGGGTGATCAGCGGATTCATGATCCAGGGCGGTGACCCGCTCGGCAACGGCACGGGTGGCCCGGGCTACCAGTTCGAGGACGAGTTCCACCCCGACCTCGCCTTCGACAAGCCGTATCTGCTCGCCATGGCCAACGCGGGCCCCGGTACCAACGGCTCGCAGTTCTTCATCACCGTCTCCCCGACGGCGTGGCTGACCCGCAAGCACACCATCTTCGGCGAGGTCGCCGGCCCGGCCAGCCAGAAGGTCGTGGATGCCATCGCGGGCACCCAGACCAACCCGCGCACCGACCGTCCGGTCAACGACGTCGTCATCGAGTCGGTCGTCGTCGAGACCCGCGAGGGCTGA
- a CDS encoding class E sortase, protein MRVVVRTLSELCITVGTLIVLFVVYVLFWTGVKADSEMGHQIDQLQRQWSKGALAQQRGTPTAAPATESPKAPPSYTYGKPFAVMYIPRLGFTWNKPVLEGTGTSVLKKGLGHYRGTAQLGQTGNFAVAGHRRTYGDPLKDFPKLRHGDAVVLTDGTTWFTYRIDKGPYKTVPTDVEVIDPVPRKSGYTAPGRYLTLTTCEPEWGHSHRLIVWAHLDSTQPVEAGKPGALRR, encoded by the coding sequence GTGCGAGTGGTCGTCAGGACGTTGAGCGAACTCTGCATCACCGTCGGCACACTGATCGTGCTCTTCGTGGTCTACGTGCTGTTCTGGACGGGCGTGAAGGCCGACAGCGAGATGGGCCACCAGATCGACCAGCTCCAGCGGCAGTGGTCGAAAGGGGCACTGGCGCAGCAGCGGGGGACGCCCACCGCCGCCCCGGCCACCGAGAGCCCGAAGGCGCCGCCCTCCTACACGTACGGCAAGCCCTTCGCGGTGATGTACATCCCGCGTCTTGGTTTCACGTGGAACAAGCCCGTGCTCGAAGGCACCGGAACGAGTGTCCTGAAGAAGGGGCTCGGCCACTATCGGGGGACGGCCCAGCTGGGGCAGACGGGGAACTTCGCCGTTGCGGGACACCGCCGGACCTACGGCGACCCGCTCAAGGACTTTCCGAAGCTGCGACACGGCGACGCGGTGGTGCTGACCGACGGGACGACCTGGTTCACGTATCGGATCGACAAAGGCCCTTACAAAACCGTACCCACGGACGTTGAGGTGATCGACCCTGTGCCACGTAAGTCCGGGTATACGGCTCCGGGCCGCTACCTGACGCTGACCACCTGCGAACCGGAGTGGGGTCACAGCCACCGGCTGATCGTCTGGGCGCATCTGGATTCCACACAGCCTGTGGAGGCTGGGAAACCGGGGGCGCTCCGCCGTTAG
- a CDS encoding DUF881 domain-containing protein, with the protein MSNSADSPGTGSSPADTRRFRPVRVLTVAVFALAGLIFFTSFNTAKGTNIRTDASLLKLSDLIQERSHKNASLDDSNGALRDQVDALAGRENGGSKAESDKVAALEKKAGTQPLKGKAVTVTLNDAPPNATAKLPGYPEPQPDYLVIHQQDLQAVVNALWLGGAQGIKVMDQRLISTSAVRCVGNTLILQGRVYSPPYKITAVGDPQKLQKALADSRAIQNYMVYVNVYGLGWKVEENGTVTLPGYSGTVDLHYAKPVE; encoded by the coding sequence TTGAGCAATTCTGCCGACTCTCCAGGGACGGGTTCCAGTCCTGCCGATACGCGCCGTTTCCGGCCCGTTCGCGTGCTCACCGTGGCCGTCTTCGCCCTCGCCGGCCTTATTTTCTTCACCAGCTTCAATACGGCCAAAGGCACCAATATCCGCACCGACGCGTCCCTGCTGAAGCTCTCCGACCTGATTCAGGAGCGCAGCCACAAGAACGCGTCGCTCGACGATTCCAACGGCGCGCTGCGGGACCAGGTCGACGCCCTCGCCGGACGGGAGAACGGCGGCAGCAAGGCCGAGAGCGACAAGGTCGCCGCGCTGGAGAAGAAGGCGGGTACCCAGCCGCTCAAGGGGAAGGCCGTCACGGTCACCCTCAACGACGCCCCGCCGAACGCCACGGCCAAGCTGCCCGGCTACCCCGAGCCGCAGCCCGACTATCTGGTCATCCACCAGCAGGACCTGCAGGCCGTGGTGAACGCCCTGTGGCTGGGCGGCGCCCAGGGCATCAAGGTGATGGACCAGCGGCTGATCTCCACGAGCGCCGTGCGCTGCGTCGGCAACACGCTGATTCTGCAGGGACGCGTCTACTCGCCCCCGTACAAGATCACCGCGGTGGGTGACCCCCAGAAGCTCCAGAAGGCGCTGGCGGACTCCCGGGCGATCCAGAACTACATGGTGTACGTCAACGTCTACGGGCTCGGCTGGAAAGTCGAGGAGAACGGGACGGTGACTCTTCCCGGCTACTCGGGCACAGTGGATCTCCACTACGCGAAGCCTGTGGAGTAG
- the crgA gene encoding cell division protein CrgA, whose amino-acid sequence MPKSRIRKKADYTPPQAKQTTNIKLTSRGWVAPVMLAMFLIGLAWIVVFYVTDGSLPVDALDNWNIVVGFGFIAAGFGVSTQWK is encoded by the coding sequence GTGCCGAAGTCACGTATCCGCAAGAAGGCCGACTACACGCCACCCCAGGCGAAGCAGACGACCAACATCAAGCTCACCAGCCGCGGCTGGGTCGCGCCGGTCATGCTGGCCATGTTCCTCATCGGTCTCGCCTGGATCGTGGTCTTCTACGTGACCGACGGCTCACTGCCGGTCGACGCGCTGGACAACTGGAACATCGTGGTCGGTTTCGGCTTCATCGCAGCGGGATTCGGCGTCTCCACGCAGTGGAAGTAG
- a CDS encoding class E sortase codes for MAARTDHDERTDADAEAPAPKRRGPGRIAMAVSVFGELLITAGLVLGLFVVYSLWWTNVVADRTAHQQGDKVRDNWAAADKGPGALDTKDGIGFLHVPSMKNGEVLVEKGTSTEILNDGVAGYYMDPVKSSLPMTGKNGNFTLAAHRDGHGAKFHNIDKVEKGDPIVFETRDKWYVYKVFGILPETSKYNVKVLGPVPKESGKKKPGHYITLTTCTPVYTSRYRYVVWGELERVDKVDSARTPPKELR; via the coding sequence GTGGCAGCGAGGACCGACCACGACGAGCGCACCGACGCCGACGCCGAGGCGCCCGCACCGAAAAGGCGTGGTCCCGGCCGGATCGCGATGGCGGTCAGTGTCTTCGGCGAACTCCTCATCACCGCGGGCCTGGTGCTCGGCCTCTTCGTCGTCTACTCGCTGTGGTGGACGAACGTCGTCGCGGACCGCACGGCGCACCAGCAGGGCGACAAGGTCCGTGACAACTGGGCGGCGGCGGACAAGGGCCCCGGCGCGCTGGACACCAAGGACGGCATCGGCTTCCTGCACGTCCCGTCCATGAAGAACGGTGAGGTGCTCGTCGAGAAGGGCACCTCCACGGAGATCCTCAACGACGGCGTCGCCGGCTACTACATGGACCCCGTCAAGTCGTCCCTGCCGATGACCGGCAAGAACGGCAACTTCACGCTCGCCGCCCACCGCGACGGCCACGGCGCCAAGTTCCACAACATCGACAAGGTGGAGAAGGGCGACCCGATCGTCTTCGAGACCAGGGACAAGTGGTACGTCTACAAGGTCTTCGGCATCCTCCCCGAGACCTCGAAGTACAACGTGAAGGTCCTCGGCCCGGTCCCCAAGGAGTCCGGCAAGAAGAAGCCGGGCCACTACATCACCCTGACGACCTGCACGCCCGTCTACACGTCCCGCTACCGGTACGTCGTCTGGGGCGAGCTGGAGCGCGTCGACAAGGTGGACAGCGCGCGGACACCGCCGAAGGAACTGCGCTGA
- a CDS encoding class E sortase, with amino-acid sequence MTALRPERESGAAYGAAGGDGSSYGQQPYGAPGAFEGAIEQLADPLTDPLPGTAPAPGRTPPVHTAPGHAVPAAPTAGPQAGPGQQWPGHHQYAGDGSAGYARDWQGAAQGGYDGARQRQPYAEPATTAMPAFQESAPPYGASTAPPPYTPPPTPSAPVYGASTASSGPVPGPGYGGVPPTAARPLDDETVALRASEVSEARLMAAPKTRTDAADDSAAVPGGRAARRKAARRHGRHGGPPESLESQTPQEGAQEASGAPLSRVAARRAAQARKPGAAVVVSRMVGEVFITTGVLMLLFVTYQLWWSNVRAHQQAGSAAHHLQEDWASGKRSPGTFEPGQGFAILHIPKLDVVAPIAEGTSKTKVLDRGMVGHYGEGSLKTAMPDAKTGNFGLAGHRNTHGEPFRYINRLKPGDAIVVETQDDYFVYKMASILPVTSPSNTSVLAPVPKGSGFTGPGRYITLTTCTPEFTSKYRMIVWGKMVEERPRSKGKPDALIG; translated from the coding sequence GTGACCGCGCTGCGCCCCGAGCGCGAGTCCGGCGCCGCCTACGGCGCCGCCGGAGGAGACGGGTCCTCGTACGGGCAGCAGCCGTACGGGGCGCCCGGGGCGTTCGAGGGCGCGATCGAGCAGCTGGCGGACCCGCTCACCGATCCTCTTCCGGGCACGGCCCCCGCTCCCGGCCGCACACCTCCCGTCCACACCGCCCCCGGCCATGCCGTTCCGGCCGCGCCCACCGCCGGGCCGCAGGCCGGTCCGGGGCAGCAGTGGCCCGGCCACCATCAGTACGCGGGGGACGGCTCCGCCGGGTACGCGCGGGACTGGCAGGGGGCGGCGCAGGGCGGCTACGACGGCGCGCGGCAACGGCAGCCGTACGCGGAACCGGCGACGACCGCCATGCCGGCCTTCCAGGAGTCCGCGCCCCCGTACGGGGCCTCCACGGCTCCGCCCCCGTACACGCCGCCCCCAACCCCGTCCGCGCCCGTGTACGGGGCCTCCACGGCCTCGTCCGGTCCGGTGCCCGGTCCGGGCTACGGCGGCGTACCTCCGACGGCGGCCCGGCCGCTGGACGACGAGACCGTGGCGCTGCGGGCCTCGGAGGTCTCGGAGGCCCGGCTCATGGCCGCGCCCAAGACGCGTACCGACGCCGCGGACGATTCGGCAGCCGTGCCCGGGGGCCGCGCGGCCCGACGCAAGGCCGCACGGCGCCATGGGCGCCACGGAGGCCCCCCGGAGTCCCTGGAGTCCCAGACGCCCCAGGAAGGGGCGCAGGAGGCCTCTGGGGCGCCGCTGAGCCGTGTGGCGGCCCGCCGGGCCGCCCAGGCGCGGAAGCCCGGCGCGGCGGTCGTCGTGAGCCGGATGGTCGGCGAGGTCTTCATCACCACCGGCGTCCTGATGCTGCTGTTCGTGACCTACCAGCTGTGGTGGTCGAACGTCCGGGCGCACCAGCAGGCCGGCAGCGCCGCGCACCACCTCCAGGAGGACTGGGCGAGCGGCAAGCGGAGCCCGGGGACGTTCGAGCCGGGACAGGGCTTCGCCATCCTGCACATCCCGAAGCTGGACGTCGTCGCGCCGATCGCGGAGGGCACGAGCAAGACGAAGGTGCTCGACCGCGGCATGGTGGGCCACTACGGCGAGGGCAGTCTCAAGACGGCGATGCCGGACGCCAAGACGGGCAACTTCGGCCTCGCGGGCCACCGCAACACGCACGGTGAACCGTTCCGCTACATCAACCGCCTCAAGCCGGGCGACGCGATCGTCGTCGAGACGCAGGACGACTACTTCGTCTACAAGATGGCGTCGATCCTGCCGGTGACGTCCCCTTCGAACACAAGTGTGCTGGCTCCCGTCCCCAAGGGGTCCGGATTCACGGGGCCAGGCCGCTACATCACCCTGACCACCTGCACGCCGGAATTCACCAGCAAATACCGGATGATCGTGTGGGGCAAGATGGTCGAGGAACGCCCGCGCAGCAAGGGCAAGCCGGACGCCCTCATCGGCTAG
- a CDS encoding rhomboid family intramembrane serine protease gives MDQAPGSPQGPKDQGSQDAQGLPTCYRHPDRETGVRCSRCERPICPECMVSASVGFQCPECVRGGSGTGHPPAASRPRTLAGGTVAADPRLLTKILIGINLALFLVQQAVGDRFTDSFDLIGRAYVPVLGSVEGIAEGQWYRLLTSMFLHASYIHILFNMLSLWWIGGPLEAALGRARYLALYFVSGFAGSALTYLLAAPNQPSLGASGAIFGLFGATGVLMRRLNYDMRPLIGLLVVNLIFTFTPAFGISWQAHIGGLVGGVVVGYAMVHAPRERRALVQYGVCAAVLVAVVVATLVRTAQLT, from the coding sequence ATGGACCAGGCGCCAGGCAGCCCGCAGGGCCCGAAGGACCAGGGATCGCAGGATGCCCAGGGCTTGCCGACCTGTTACCGGCACCCGGACCGCGAGACCGGTGTGCGCTGCAGCCGCTGTGAACGGCCGATCTGCCCCGAATGCATGGTCAGCGCGTCCGTCGGCTTCCAGTGCCCCGAATGCGTCCGGGGCGGCTCCGGTACGGGACACCCGCCGGCGGCCTCCCGGCCCCGCACGCTGGCGGGCGGCACCGTCGCCGCGGACCCCCGGCTCCTCACCAAGATCCTGATCGGGATCAACCTCGCCCTCTTCCTGGTGCAGCAGGCCGTCGGCGACCGCTTCACCGACAGCTTCGACCTCATCGGCCGGGCGTACGTCCCGGTCCTCGGCTCGGTCGAGGGCATCGCGGAAGGCCAGTGGTACCGGCTGCTGACGTCGATGTTCCTGCACGCCAGCTATATCCACATCCTGTTCAACATGCTCAGCCTGTGGTGGATCGGCGGCCCCCTGGAGGCGGCCCTCGGCCGGGCCCGCTACCTGGCGCTGTACTTCGTCTCGGGGTTCGCCGGCAGCGCGCTCACCTACCTGCTCGCCGCCCCGAACCAGCCGTCGCTCGGCGCCTCCGGCGCGATCTTCGGCCTCTTCGGCGCGACCGGGGTTCTCATGCGCCGGCTCAACTACGACATGCGCCCGTTGATCGGCCTGCTGGTGGTCAACCTGATCTTCACCTTCACCCCGGCGTTCGGCATTTCCTGGCAGGCCCACATCGGCGGCCTGGTGGGCGGTGTCGTCGTCGGCTACGCGATGGTCCACGCGCCGCGGGAGCGGCGGGCGCTGGTCCAGTACGGGGTGTGCGCGGCGGTGCTTGTCGCGGTGGTGGTCGCGACGCTGGTCAGGACGGCTCAGCTCACCTGA
- a CDS encoding aminodeoxychorismate/anthranilate synthase component II: protein MSARILVVDNYDSFVFNLVQYLYQLGAECEVLRNDEVSTAHAQDGFDGVLLSPGPGAPEQAGVCIEMVRHCADTGVPVFGVCLGMQSMQVAYGGVVDRAPELLHGKTSLVEHEGRGVFAGLPSPFTATRYHSLAAEPETVPTALEVTARTHDGIIMGLRHRELPVEGVQFHPESVLTEHGHRMLANWLVECGDQGAVARSAGLAPVVGRATA, encoded by the coding sequence GTGAGCGCGCGGATCCTCGTCGTCGACAACTACGACAGCTTCGTCTTCAACCTGGTCCAGTACCTGTACCAGCTGGGCGCCGAGTGCGAGGTGCTGCGCAACGACGAGGTGTCGACCGCGCACGCGCAGGACGGGTTCGACGGGGTGCTCCTGTCGCCCGGCCCGGGCGCTCCCGAGCAGGCCGGCGTGTGCATCGAGATGGTCCGCCACTGCGCGGACACCGGGGTACCCGTCTTCGGTGTCTGTCTCGGCATGCAGTCGATGCAGGTGGCGTACGGCGGGGTCGTGGACCGTGCGCCGGAGCTGCTGCACGGCAAGACCTCGCTGGTGGAGCACGAGGGCAGGGGCGTCTTCGCCGGACTGCCGTCCCCCTTCACCGCGACCCGCTACCACTCGCTCGCGGCCGAGCCGGAGACCGTGCCGACCGCGCTGGAGGTCACCGCTCGCACCCACGACGGGATCATCATGGGCCTCAGGCACCGTGAACTCCCGGTTGAGGGCGTGCAGTTCCATCCCGAGTCGGTGCTGACCGAACACGGGCACCGGATGCTCGCCAACTGGCTCGTGGAGTGCGGCGACCAGGGTGCCGTGGCGAGGTCGGCGGGGCTCGCCCCGGTGGTGGGCAGGGCCACGGCGTGA